In the genome of Spirochaetia bacterium, one region contains:
- a CDS encoding ABC transporter ATP-binding protein, whose translation MAENLVELRHITKRFPKIVANDDISLEVRKGEIFALLGENGAGKSTLMSVLFGLYEPDEGEIYIRGQKVNIDSPLEANRLNIGMVHQHFRLVENQTVAENIILGIEPVKKKLGLFSKVDLARANREVKELSQRYNLEVNPMDMIADLPVSARQRVEILKMLYRNAEILIFDEPTAVLTPQEIDSLLDVIKSLRDGGKTIILITHKLDEIKKIADRCAILCKGKLIDVLDVKTTSTQTMAALMVGHEVVLDIEKKPLESGRVVLDVKHLSVRNSDGYTVVDDVSFTVHGGEILAVAGVAGNGQVEIADAIAGMTDMAGGSIEMNGEDISGLDIRQRSEKGISYIPEDRHNVGLLLDFDLADNLCLKQYYHKPYCSPHGILDFDQFNRTGEQLIKEYDIRCSDGVHTSVRSMSGGNQQKAIVARELFLDSDLFIFVQPTRGLDIGAISTIHEKIESLRDKGKAVLLISLELDEIMELADTILVMYNGKVQTIRKAGDLSKNQVGEYMMGAHHE comes from the coding sequence ATGGCAGAAAATCTAGTTGAATTGCGTCATATTACCAAGCGCTTTCCCAAGATCGTTGCCAACGACGACATTTCCCTTGAAGTTCGAAAAGGTGAGATATTCGCACTTTTGGGAGAAAACGGTGCAGGGAAATCCACACTGATGAGTGTACTCTTCGGTCTATATGAACCTGATGAGGGTGAAATCTATATCAGGGGTCAGAAAGTCAATATTGATTCTCCATTGGAAGCAAACCGTCTGAATATCGGTATGGTCCATCAGCATTTCAGACTGGTAGAAAACCAGACGGTTGCTGAGAACATCATCCTTGGCATTGAGCCCGTCAAGAAAAAGCTGGGACTCTTCAGCAAGGTAGACCTTGCCCGGGCAAATCGGGAAGTGAAGGAGCTTTCCCAGCGCTACAACCTGGAAGTAAATCCGATGGACATGATAGCAGACCTTCCTGTTTCTGCCAGACAAAGGGTAGAAATACTGAAAATGCTCTATCGCAATGCAGAAATCCTTATCTTTGATGAACCGACTGCAGTACTTACACCTCAGGAGATTGATTCTTTGCTTGATGTCATCAAGTCCTTGCGTGACGGGGGAAAGACTATCATTCTCATTACCCATAAATTGGATGAAATCAAAAAGATTGCAGACCGTTGTGCTATCCTGTGCAAAGGCAAGCTGATAGATGTCCTTGATGTGAAGACGACTTCCACGCAGACGATGGCAGCTCTGATGGTCGGCCATGAAGTTGTCCTGGATATAGAAAAGAAACCACTTGAAAGCGGAAGGGTAGTCTTGGATGTAAAGCATCTTTCCGTGCGTAACAGCGATGGCTATACGGTGGTTGATGATGTTTCCTTTACCGTACACGGGGGAGAAATCCTGGCAGTCGCAGGAGTTGCAGGAAACGGGCAGGTTGAAATTGCCGATGCCATTGCAGGTATGACAGACATGGCAGGCGGTTCGATTGAAATGAACGGAGAGGATATTTCTGGACTTGATATCCGCCAACGTAGCGAGAAAGGTATTTCCTACATTCCGGAAGATCGCCACAATGTAGGTCTGTTGCTGGACTTTGATCTTGCCGATAACCTTTGTCTCAAGCAATACTATCACAAGCCATACTGTTCCCCGCATGGAATCCTTGATTTTGATCAATTCAACAGGACCGGTGAACAGCTTATCAAAGAATACGATATCCGTTGCAGTGACGGAGTCCATACGTCAGTAAGGAGCATGAGCGGCGGCAACCAGCAGAAGGCAATCGTGGCCAGGGAGCTTTTCCTTGATTCCGATCTGTTCATATTCGTACAGCCTACGAGAGGGTTGGATATAGGGGCAATATCCACCATACACGAAAAAATCGAAAGCCTCAGAGACAAAGGCAAGGCTGTTTTGCTTATTTCCCTTGAACTCGATGAGATCATGGAACTGGCAGATACCATACTGGTAATGTACAACGGAAAGGTACAGACAATCCGAAAAGCCGGTGATCTTTCAAAGAACCAAGTCGGCGAATACATGATGGGGGCTCACCATGAGTAA
- a CDS encoding TolC family protein: MNRNILSIILLTAIGLGNLAALSLEDAKKGAVGTDLALHVQQLKLEESQGNAQVNPLIPDIFLVGSATGTLVPLSDSGSVSGLSVAMGLEVSLSLDSTLGLQQDIKDLSVVSSALALESQRIDVETTLLQDYWTAAGYVFQAPILEQALENAKKQYTAAQERFTDGKITKLSMKQSQYSVQKAQKAVDDAEMGKQQAFEILSQVTGLDVDGSFDVMLEVRSLKSAEELLPYVMKTCGVRTAANAVETAALQEELTKASSMAPVVSFSFSSGNLGYDGSWSSTSGTSSTFFGDTASGTVAVSIPLGGHVAHSTAANSANKAVLDRQIAQTQLDAAKQSSLSSLRSTLYKIESYVRAYALEKDQLDFVTYQRDMVESQYRDGKSTYLDYEDAQMTFEKTQLAILQDQLNYTLSVYSLSALLEVTPEKLYMEIN; encoded by the coding sequence TTGAACAGAAATATACTATCTATCATCCTTCTGACAGCAATTGGTTTGGGAAACCTTGCTGCCCTTTCCTTGGAAGATGCAAAGAAAGGCGCTGTCGGGACTGACCTTGCCTTGCATGTACAGCAACTGAAACTTGAAGAAAGCCAAGGCAATGCACAGGTCAATCCTCTTATTCCTGATATTTTCCTTGTCGGCAGTGCTACCGGTACCCTTGTTCCGTTGAGTGACAGTGGATCGGTTTCCGGCTTGTCTGTTGCCATGGGCTTGGAAGTGTCACTTTCCTTGGACAGTACCTTGGGATTGCAACAGGATATCAAGGACCTGAGTGTGGTTTCTTCTGCCTTGGCATTGGAAAGCCAGAGAATCGATGTTGAAACTACCTTGCTTCAGGATTATTGGACCGCAGCCGGCTATGTATTCCAAGCTCCTATTTTGGAACAGGCACTTGAAAATGCAAAGAAGCAATATACTGCCGCACAAGAACGTTTTACGGATGGAAAGATCACGAAGCTTTCAATGAAGCAATCTCAGTATAGCGTACAGAAAGCGCAGAAAGCCGTTGACGATGCAGAAATGGGAAAGCAGCAGGCTTTTGAAATACTTTCACAGGTTACGGGACTTGATGTAGACGGGAGCTTTGACGTCATGCTTGAAGTGCGGTCTCTGAAATCTGCAGAAGAACTTTTACCCTATGTCATGAAGACCTGCGGGGTGCGAACTGCGGCTAATGCCGTTGAAACGGCAGCATTGCAGGAAGAATTGACCAAGGCAAGTTCGATGGCACCTGTAGTTTCCTTCAGCTTCAGTTCAGGTAACCTTGGTTATGATGGGAGTTGGAGCAGCACTTCGGGTACTTCCTCGACATTCTTCGGTGATACGGCCAGCGGTACGGTCGCTGTCTCGATTCCACTCGGGGGGCATGTTGCTCACAGTACAGCAGCAAATTCGGCCAACAAGGCAGTGTTGGACCGGCAGATTGCACAGACGCAGTTGGATGCTGCAAAACAGTCTTCACTGAGCAGCTTACGCAGTACGCTTTACAAGATAGAAAGTTATGTGCGTGCATATGCACTGGAAAAAGACCAGCTCGATTTTGTTACTTACCAACGTGACATGGTCGAAAGTCAGTATCGGGATGGTAAATCAACATACTTGGATTACGAGGATGCACAGATGACTTTTGAAAAAACACAGCTGGCAATTCTTCAGGACCAGCTTAACTATACACTTTCAGTATATTCATTGTCAGCATTATTGGAAGTTACACCTGAAAAATTATACATGGAGATAAACTGA
- a CDS encoding response regulator transcription factor: MLSILVVDDDLHTRMLLTTILQKHGYGALEAGDGLEALKVLRANFVDLILLDQMLPRMNGLDFSNKLRSEHSMVPILMVTARGEKTSVKKGFISGIDDYMVKPVDEDELILRIKALLRRSRIASEACIKIGQVSLRYNSCEVEKDGVSTELPPKEFFLLYKLLSYPGQIFTRLQLLDEIWGLDSTSDASTINVHINRLRQRFAGWDEFEIVTVRGLGYKGVIHG, translated from the coding sequence ATGTTATCCATTTTGGTCGTGGATGACGATCTGCATACGCGGATGTTGTTGACGACAATTCTTCAGAAACACGGATATGGTGCTCTTGAGGCTGGAGATGGCCTTGAAGCTTTGAAAGTCCTTAGGGCGAATTTTGTAGATCTTATTCTCCTTGACCAGATGTTGCCGAGGATGAATGGGTTGGATTTTTCCAACAAATTGCGCAGTGAACATTCGATGGTTCCTATCCTCATGGTGACCGCAAGAGGTGAGAAAACCTCTGTGAAGAAAGGTTTTATCTCCGGTATTGATGATTATATGGTAAAACCTGTTGATGAGGATGAACTGATCCTTCGGATCAAGGCTTTGCTCAGGCGATCAAGGATTGCCAGTGAAGCGTGCATCAAGATTGGGCAGGTCTCACTCCGGTACAATAGCTGTGAGGTAGAAAAGGATGGTGTCAGTACGGAACTTCCTCCCAAGGAATTCTTCCTGCTGTACAAGCTTCTGTCCTATCCTGGGCAGATTTTCACCAGGTTGCAGTTGCTTGATGAGATATGGGGCTTGGATTCTACTTCTGATGCATCGACGATAAACGTGCATATCAACCGGCTACGGCAACGCTTTGCAGGGTGGGATGAATTTGAAATCGTAACGGTACGGGGCCTAGGTTACAAAGGAGTCATCCATGGCTAG
- a CDS encoding efflux RND transporter periplasmic adaptor subunit — protein sequence MKKRRVVTLILIVAIIALIATTYINTFQRKTETSSVKAETEIVVPVKGMRIIRSDFKKILTSGGEIYNSVHDYNLAAVVTGTVGNIAVKEGNTVTKGEPICEIDPSTPGNEYVVTHVTAPMAGIVSSVGVVDGGRITSGSTIIVISQIGDLQLKTSYPEKYYLTVKKGMEAYFYTEAQPDRPQTAVLIGKDEQISPATRTFSVWFSLADTSDLASGMYVQMNLVLESSEGQLLVPNDLILTDNGKQYVYIYKDGSAVKTEVVLSDANEKDSIVVSGIGEGDMLLMDTGLADGEKVEVVE from the coding sequence ATGAAGAAAAGACGTGTAGTTACACTAATTTTAATTGTTGCTATAATTGCTTTGATTGCCACTACTTATATTAATACATTCCAAAGAAAGACAGAAACTTCTTCTGTAAAGGCCGAAACAGAAATCGTAGTTCCTGTGAAAGGAATGAGAATTATAAGAAGTGATTTCAAGAAAATACTGACAAGCGGTGGGGAAATATACAACAGCGTACATGACTATAACCTTGCTGCCGTTGTCACTGGAACTGTCGGCAACATTGCCGTCAAGGAAGGGAATACGGTTACGAAGGGGGAACCTATCTGTGAAATTGATCCTTCTACCCCAGGCAATGAGTATGTGGTAACCCATGTGACTGCACCCATGGCCGGTATCGTATCGAGCGTTGGTGTGGTAGACGGCGGAAGGATTACTTCCGGTTCTACGATCATTGTCATTTCCCAAATAGGGGATCTCCAGCTGAAGACCTCCTATCCTGAGAAATATTACCTGACAGTCAAGAAAGGCATGGAGGCTTATTTCTATACCGAAGCCCAGCCTGATAGACCACAGACGGCTGTCTTGATCGGAAAGGATGAACAGATTTCTCCTGCAACAAGAACATTTTCCGTCTGGTTTTCTCTTGCTGATACCTCCGATCTTGCAAGCGGTATGTATGTGCAGATGAATCTGGTACTTGAAAGCAGTGAGGGACAGCTGTTGGTACCGAATGACCTGATTCTTACGGACAATGGCAAGCAATATGTGTACATCTACAAGGATGGCAGTGCCGTGAAGACTGAAGTCGTCCTGTCTGATGCAAATGAAAAGGACAGTATCGTTGTCTCTGGTATAGGCGAGGGAGATATGCTGCTGATGGATACCGGTCTTGCCGATGGAGAAAAAGTGGAGGTAGTAGAATGA
- a CDS encoding HAMP domain-containing histidine kinase, producing MARKQHELVTQLTLYAAIMMAILIIGFFVSLLILTHGGLDFSLILNLISQLAYWEWLDFFVLLVFIIVVVLFSFMIRVRLKPLLEINEGMKQLATGKFGLECKEGTGNIIEIRELQHSFNLLSRELEKKTVLSNDFIDNFSHEFKTPIVSIAGFAKILEEGDLSADKEKQYLRIIAEESTRLSDLSQNMLLLSRIENTVILPERKACDVSEIARRELLLLQPQWEARHLELDLGLDDELIVSGNEGLLKEAILNLLTNALKFAPDYSVLAVGTVGNSCYVTNEGSLTEDEQEHVFDKFYQSDASHTSQGNGIGLSIVSRVMQLHGGSILLDCSREGYVKFSLVFPEQK from the coding sequence ATGGCTAGGAAACAGCATGAATTGGTTACGCAGCTTACGTTATATGCAGCAATCATGATGGCAATTCTCATTATCGGATTTTTTGTTTCCTTGCTTATATTGACACACGGTGGCCTTGATTTCAGTCTGATCTTGAATTTGATTTCTCAGCTTGCTTATTGGGAATGGTTGGATTTTTTTGTTTTATTGGTTTTTATTATTGTCGTAGTACTTTTCAGTTTTATGATCAGGGTAAGGCTCAAGCCGTTGCTGGAGATCAACGAGGGAATGAAGCAACTGGCGACAGGGAAGTTCGGACTGGAATGTAAAGAAGGGACAGGAAACATCATAGAAATCAGGGAATTGCAGCATAGTTTCAATCTTCTTTCAAGGGAACTAGAGAAAAAGACTGTGCTCAGCAATGACTTCATAGATAATTTTTCGCATGAATTCAAGACTCCGATTGTTTCCATTGCCGGATTTGCAAAGATATTGGAAGAAGGTGACCTTTCTGCTGACAAGGAGAAACAGTATCTTCGGATCATTGCAGAGGAATCGACTCGTCTTTCCGATTTGTCACAGAATATGCTGTTGCTTTCAAGGATTGAGAATACGGTGATCCTACCAGAGCGAAAAGCATGCGATGTCTCAGAAATCGCACGACGCGAGCTGTTGTTGCTGCAACCTCAGTGGGAAGCCCGGCATCTTGAACTTGACCTTGGATTGGATGACGAACTTATTGTCAGCGGCAATGAAGGCCTGCTGAAGGAAGCCATATTGAACCTTTTGACAAATGCGCTTAAATTCGCTCCTGATTATTCTGTACTTGCCGTGGGAACGGTAGGAAACAGTTGCTATGTTACCAATGAAGGTAGCCTGACGGAAGATGAACAGGAACACGTATTTGATAAGTTCTATCAAAGCGATGCAAGCCATACTTCGCAGGGCAATGGTATCGGCTTGTCAATTGTCAGCCGTGTCATGCAGCTGCATGGAGGCAGTATCCTGCTTGATTGCTCCCGTGAAGGCTATGTGAAGTTTTCCCTTGTCTTTCCTGAACAGAAATAA
- a CDS encoding ABC transporter permease codes for MSNEIKINPMKRLMVRFCGPGKHQLLRTSLFCIVLSLLAGAILLLSLGKNPFVAYGSILQGAGCLPKLRYPGRKNQLTDLLSLLNYATPMVFASLSVAIALKCGLFNICVSGMMVLSGVMATVLVGYNPSISAPLARILVVLIGILFGGALGALIGWLKYRFNMNEVVVAIMFNYIISYIVSFFIRTDFIDPVTRQSVEIGQNARLTLMDVQAFGLRMNITLVMPLAIICIFLIRFLLQRTRLGFELKAVGSNRKASRYAGMKVGRTMIITMVISGALAGLAGVSYYLGSYASIQPRVVPSLGFDAIAVALLGNSTPVGCFFASLLVMIFNSGTTYMSSRLGVLREIASLITSILLLFSACGVFFRSLAGRYYGEILDSEAKHE; via the coding sequence ATGAGTAATGAGATCAAGATCAATCCGATGAAAAGGCTGATGGTCCGTTTCTGCGGTCCCGGTAAGCACCAGTTGCTGCGGACTTCACTTTTCTGCATTGTCCTCAGCTTGCTTGCAGGGGCCATATTGCTTCTGTCATTGGGCAAGAATCCCTTTGTTGCCTATGGGAGTATCCTTCAGGGAGCCGGTTGCCTTCCCAAGCTCCGGTATCCCGGTAGGAAAAACCAGCTGACGGATTTACTTTCCTTGCTGAACTATGCGACACCGATGGTCTTTGCTTCCCTTTCGGTAGCAATTGCTCTCAAATGTGGCTTGTTCAACATCTGCGTGTCAGGCATGATGGTCCTTTCAGGGGTGATGGCTACAGTCCTTGTCGGCTATAATCCGTCGATTTCAGCTCCTCTGGCGCGAATCTTGGTCGTGCTGATCGGTATTCTGTTCGGAGGTGCGCTCGGAGCCTTGATAGGCTGGCTTAAGTATCGGTTCAACATGAATGAAGTTGTCGTTGCCATCATGTTCAATTATATCATCAGCTATATCGTCAGTTTCTTCATTAGGACCGATTTCATTGATCCAGTTACCAGGCAATCGGTGGAAATCGGACAGAATGCCCGGCTGACGCTGATGGATGTACAGGCCTTTGGCCTCAGAATGAACATTACCTTGGTAATGCCGCTTGCCATCATCTGTATTTTTCTTATCCGTTTCCTTTTGCAGCGGACACGGCTAGGCTTTGAACTCAAGGCCGTAGGAAGCAACAGGAAAGCTTCCCGTTATGCAGGAATGAAAGTCGGCAGGACGATGATAATCACGATGGTGATCAGCGGAGCCCTTGCAGGTCTTGCCGGTGTTTCCTATTACCTTGGTAGTTATGCCTCCATACAGCCGAGGGTAGTTCCCTCTTTGGGCTTTGATGCCATAGCCGTTGCCTTGCTTGGAAATTCAACGCCGGTAGGTTGTTTCTTTGCTTCCTTGCTGGTGATGATATTCAATTCAGGAACTACCTATATGTCATCGAGACTGGGAGTGCTGAGAGAAATTGCTTCACTGATTACCAGTATCCTGCTGCTGTTCAGTGCCTGTGGCGTCTTCTTCAGATCGTTGGCAGGGCGCTACTATGGAGAAATCCTTGATTCGGAGGCAAAGCATGAATAA
- a CDS encoding ABC transporter permease, giving the protein MNNIIIDGLSFSLPLFIIAIGGIYSEGSGITNLALEGLLGFGAFCGGFMVALLTPHFASNPLALIYLSLLFAMIGGAIFAIIHAVLCITFKADQVISGVVINMLATALTAFLANQLNASLFGQASNKFMLEVFPKVTVPGISKIPFVGAFFTDMYTFEFIIIGVALVMWYILYRTPTGMRIRACGDNPHAVAAAGGNVEKIRFGAVMVSGAMAGLGGMCFAYSISTNFSPSIYMGFGYLAIASYIFGNWKIGPTFLACIIFGFARSAGYVIVQKLGLPSSYSDLVLTLPYILTLVLLIFFSQTNHAPRALGEIYDQSKR; this is encoded by the coding sequence ATGAATAATATCATCATTGACGGGCTGTCTTTTTCCCTTCCGTTGTTCATCATTGCAATCGGCGGTATCTATAGTGAAGGCAGCGGTATCACCAACCTTGCATTGGAAGGCTTGCTTGGCTTCGGTGCTTTCTGCGGTGGTTTCATGGTTGCTCTCCTTACACCGCACTTTGCTTCAAATCCCTTGGCTTTGATTTACCTTTCATTGCTCTTTGCAATGATAGGCGGAGCAATCTTTGCAATCATCCATGCAGTGCTGTGCATTACCTTCAAGGCTGACCAGGTGATCAGTGGCGTGGTGATCAACATGCTGGCTACGGCATTGACTGCATTCCTTGCCAACCAGCTCAATGCTTCCCTGTTCGGGCAGGCTTCCAACAAATTCATGCTGGAAGTTTTCCCTAAGGTGACTGTCCCTGGTATTTCAAAGATTCCGTTTGTCGGGGCATTCTTTACCGATATGTATACCTTCGAGTTCATCATCATAGGCGTGGCGCTTGTGATGTGGTATATCCTTTACCGTACACCTACGGGGATGCGGATCAGGGCCTGCGGTGACAACCCGCATGCCGTAGCGGCTGCCGGTGGGAATGTTGAGAAGATCCGTTTCGGGGCCGTGATGGTCAGCGGTGCCATGGCTGGGCTTGGAGGTATGTGCTTTGCTTATTCCATTTCAACCAATTTTTCTCCAAGCATCTATATGGGATTCGGTTATCTTGCCATTGCTTCCTACATCTTCGGCAACTGGAAGATCGGTCCGACATTCCTTGCCTGCATCATCTTTGGCTTTGCAAGGAGTGCTGGGTATGTGATCGTCCAGAAACTGGGACTTCCGAGCAGCTACAGTGATTTGGTACTGACACTGCCTTATATATTGACACTTGTGCTTCTGATTTTCTTTTCCCAGACCAACCATGCTCCCCGTGCCTTGGGTGAAATCTATGATCAGAGCAAGAGGTAG
- a CDS encoding efflux RND transporter permease subunit encodes MRLGEFSVRKPVTVLMAFLLAMVLVVMAFPHLATSQFPKVTLPVISVSVPCPSAGPDEIEEQVVKPLEDSLDSLESLDTMHSQSGTGYAYIILQFDYGTDLHTKMMDVNNKVQAVVSSLPSWANMPSVLTYDVGSNDDIMSLIVSGEASDTVKLDAINNIIKPALGRVEGVSKVTEGGLDTKEYQIQVDPNRLAALGLTLSQVVAAVAPRTLLGTLGSIEDTSSYKYSIVIDTRYQKPSQILDTAIETVDGHTVRVKDVAGLAYVSTNDSSHVTIDGKPAVALDIANTSDSNSIQVVKAVKKALPSIQALLPGGVTLQTYSDNTAFVASTINSVGINAIEGILLAALIIFIFLRNRKAAFIISLSMPISIFGTIGLMNMMGYTMNVVSMSGLILGIGMIVDASIVILENIYKKEEAGMEPLAASIEGSHEMTSAVFASMLTSVCVFFPMYMYHNQLGIIGVMVEGFLFAIMSCLILSFIVATTLVPALAGPILKMKTHRQQPLKNRFLAYVDQKMSNFESKVTTFYGRSINYALDHRLLLISLFVALLLFFVSFVPHMNKSLLTPVKTSDSMIASLTYADGTSQHVVEKELDRVEKELSAKLDSAAYTSIRCTAEDNEGTLTISLPPADEQPLDFQQLSDAVRPVLEGNPLAKWTISQAAASMASSAVDVEIFSTDSKSAKVASDRLMDALKRKVPDVTNLKSDAVAGAPRLRIVPDQKRLDALGITASQIEATLYTAIGGAKAATITSFDSNDSRDLVVTLAPRFVDDISALGSLMIDTSVGKVRLDSIAAIEDSVGPTIIYREDKRRINHITADAVDGVSTSQVNAEVQEVVKAVVLPEGVNLSLAGQMSDFADADATFRTVLLLALALVFTVMASQFESIKDPFIIFVSIPLLLIGVIAIHLIMGMDITMFSLIGIIALVGIVVNNGIVLVDAINGLVARKIPVKQACRMAAESRLRPILMTTLTTILGMIPLGFFPGAGSELMQPVAVTIIGGIISGAFLTLFLTPIVYSIVQKNKLEKMFNDKDSNANQLIRYDVLKKEKERA; translated from the coding sequence ATGAGACTCGGTGAATTCTCTGTCAGGAAACCTGTTACGGTACTGATGGCCTTCCTGCTTGCAATGGTTTTGGTTGTTATGGCATTTCCACACCTTGCGACGTCACAGTTCCCCAAGGTAACACTTCCTGTCATTTCCGTCAGTGTGCCCTGTCCCTCTGCAGGTCCTGATGAGATTGAAGAACAAGTCGTAAAGCCACTTGAAGATTCCCTGGATTCCTTGGAGTCCCTTGATACCATGCATAGCCAGTCTGGCACTGGATATGCCTATATCATCCTGCAGTTTGACTATGGTACAGATTTGCATACAAAGATGATGGATGTAAACAATAAGGTCCAGGCTGTGGTATCAAGTCTTCCTTCTTGGGCCAATATGCCTTCGGTGCTGACCTACGATGTCGGCAGCAATGATGATATCATGAGCCTGATTGTTTCAGGAGAAGCCTCTGACACTGTCAAACTTGATGCAATAAACAATATCATCAAGCCTGCCTTGGGAAGAGTGGAAGGAGTATCAAAGGTAACGGAGGGTGGTCTTGATACCAAGGAATACCAGATCCAAGTTGATCCGAACAGACTTGCTGCACTTGGACTTACCCTGTCCCAGGTTGTTGCAGCCGTTGCACCCCGCACGCTTCTTGGCACGTTGGGGAGCATCGAGGATACTTCCTCCTATAAGTATTCGATCGTCATTGACACCCGTTATCAAAAACCGTCTCAGATACTGGATACGGCTATTGAAACGGTAGATGGGCATACCGTCCGTGTCAAGGATGTTGCAGGACTCGCCTATGTTTCGACAAATGACAGCAGCCATGTTACCATTGATGGAAAACCGGCTGTTGCCTTGGATATTGCCAATACCAGCGATTCCAATTCCATCCAGGTTGTCAAGGCAGTCAAGAAGGCACTTCCGTCTATACAGGCTCTCCTCCCTGGTGGTGTTACCCTGCAGACCTATTCGGATAATACCGCTTTTGTAGCTTCTACCATCAACAGCGTAGGTATCAATGCCATTGAGGGCATTTTGCTGGCTGCCCTGATTATTTTCATTTTTCTCAGGAACCGCAAGGCGGCTTTTATAATTTCGCTTTCCATGCCGATTTCAATATTTGGTACCATAGGTCTTATGAACATGATGGGATATACGATGAATGTCGTCAGCATGAGCGGCCTTATCCTTGGCATCGGCATGATTGTAGATGCGTCAATCGTAATCTTGGAAAATATCTACAAAAAAGAAGAAGCAGGGATGGAACCTCTTGCAGCGTCCATTGAAGGTAGCCATGAAATGACTTCTGCAGTATTTGCCTCAATGCTTACGTCTGTCTGTGTGTTCTTTCCTATGTATATGTACCATAACCAACTTGGTATCATAGGCGTTATGGTAGAAGGTTTCCTCTTTGCTATCATGAGCTGCCTGATCCTTTCCTTCATTGTTGCAACGACCTTGGTACCGGCACTTGCGGGACCTATCCTTAAGATGAAAACCCATAGGCAACAACCGCTGAAGAACCGTTTCCTTGCATATGTGGACCAGAAGATGTCAAACTTTGAGAGCAAAGTCACGACCTTTTACGGCCGGTCGATCAATTATGCACTTGACCATAGGTTGCTGCTTATTTCCCTGTTCGTTGCCTTGTTGCTTTTCTTTGTTTCATTTGTGCCGCATATGAACAAAAGCTTGCTTACACCGGTCAAAACCAGTGATTCCATGATAGCCTCCCTGACATATGCTGACGGTACCTCGCAGCATGTAGTAGAGAAAGAGCTTGACAGGGTAGAAAAGGAACTTTCTGCAAAGCTTGATTCTGCCGCATATACTTCAATCAGATGTACTGCAGAAGACAATGAGGGAACATTGACGATTTCACTTCCTCCAGCTGATGAGCAACCGCTTGATTTCCAGCAGCTTTCGGATGCGGTAAGACCTGTACTTGAGGGAAATCCATTGGCAAAATGGACCATCAGCCAAGCCGCGGCGTCGATGGCTTCCTCTGCGGTCGATGTTGAAATATTCAGCACTGATTCAAAATCTGCAAAGGTCGCTTCTGACCGTTTGATGGATGCCTTGAAACGCAAGGTACCGGATGTGACGAATTTGAAATCCGATGCAGTTGCCGGAGCTCCAAGGCTCAGGATAGTGCCTGATCAGAAACGGCTTGATGCACTTGGCATTACGGCCAGTCAGATAGAGGCAACGCTTTACACGGCTATCGGTGGTGCAAAAGCGGCTACGATTACTTCCTTTGATTCCAATGACAGCAGGGATCTGGTGGTTACCCTGGCTCCTAGGTTCGTAGATGACATTTCTGCGCTTGGCAGCCTGATGATAGATACATCAGTCGGCAAGGTCCGGCTTGATTCCATAGCTGCAATAGAAGACTCCGTAGGACCGACAATTATCTATAGGGAAGACAAGCGGCGAATCAACCATATTACCGCTGATGCCGTCGACGGTGTCAGTACCAGCCAAGTCAATGCAGAGGTACAGGAAGTCGTCAAGGCTGTAGTGTTGCCGGAAGGGGTGAATTTGAGTCTGGCAGGTCAGATGAGCGATTTTGCAGATGCAGATGCTACATTCCGCACGGTATTGCTGTTGGCATTGGCATTGGTATTTACCGTAATGGCCAGCCAGTTTGAATCTATCAAGGATCCGTTCATCATCTTTGTATCCATTCCGTTGCTGCTCATAGGTGTCATTGCAATCCATCTGATCATGGGCATGGATATTACCATGTTTTCTTTGATCGGTATCATTGCTCTTGTGGGTATCGTCGTCAACAATGGCATCGTATTGGTCGATGCCATCAATGGCCTTGTTGCCCGGAAAATCCCGGTAAAGCAGGCATGCCGTATGGCGGCTGAGAGCAGGCTTCGTCCGATCTTGATGACGACCCTGACTACAATCCTTGGTATGATTCCCCTTGGGTTTTTCCCTGGAGCCGGAAGTGAACTGATGCAACCAGTGGCAGTTACCATAATCGGAGGTATCATTTCGGGCGCTTTCCTTACTTTGTTTCTGACGCCGATAGTCTATTCCATCGTACAGAAGAACAAGCTGGAGAAAATGTTCAATGACAAGGACTCCAATGCAAATCAATTGATCCGTTATGATGTCCTGAAAAAAGAAAAAGAAAGGGCATAA